A single genomic interval of Tepidamorphus gemmatus harbors:
- the rplJ gene encoding 50S ribosomal protein L10 has translation MLSPDWREQVDRAEKSELVASLHEVFRNTGVVVVAHYAGLTVAEMTDLRGRMRSAGGRIKVAKNRLAKLALEGTDMAHLGALLKGPTVIAYSDDPVAAPKVATDFAKTNQKLVILGGAMGSTALDPDGVRSLATLPSLDELRAKLVGMINTPATRVAQVLAAPGGQIARVLAAYAEKNEAA, from the coding sequence ATGCTGTCGCCAGACTGGAGAGAGCAGGTGGACAGAGCGGAAAAGTCTGAGCTCGTCGCGTCGCTCCACGAGGTGTTCCGGAACACCGGCGTGGTCGTCGTGGCCCACTATGCCGGTCTCACGGTCGCCGAGATGACGGATCTCCGGGGGCGCATGCGCTCGGCCGGCGGCCGCATCAAGGTGGCCAAGAACCGCCTCGCCAAGCTCGCGCTCGAGGGTACCGACATGGCCCATCTCGGTGCGCTGCTGAAGGGGCCGACCGTGATCGCCTATTCGGACGATCCGGTCGCCGCCCCGAAGGTTGCCACCGACTTCGCCAAGACCAACCAGAAGCTGGTCATTCTTGGCGGAGCGATGGGCAGCACGGCCCTCGACCCGGACGGCGTCAGGTCATTGGCGACGCTGCCTTCGCTTGACGAACTGAGGGCGAAGCTGGTCGGCATGATCAACACGCCGGCAACCCGGGTTGCGCAGGTGCTCGCCGCGCCTGGCGGGCAGATCGCGCGTGTGCTGGCTGCATACGCCGAGAAGAACGAGGCGGCCTGA
- the rplL gene encoding 50S ribosomal protein L7/L12, with translation MADLSKIVEELSNLTVLEAAELSKMLEEKWGVSAAAPVAVAAVGAAAAPAEAAEEKTEFDVILTSAGAQKINVIKEVRAITNLGLKEAKDLVEGAPKPVKEGVSKDEAAQIKAKLEAAGATVEVK, from the coding sequence ATGGCTGATCTCAGCAAGATCGTCGAAGAATTGTCCAATCTCACCGTCCTCGAGGCGGCCGAGCTGTCGAAGATGCTCGAGGAGAAGTGGGGCGTTTCCGCCGCCGCTCCGGTGGCCGTCGCCGCCGTCGGCGCTGCCGCCGCTCCGGCCGAGGCCGCCGAGGAGAAGACCGAGTTCGACGTGATCCTGACGTCTGCGGGCGCCCAGAAGATCAACGTCATCAAGGAAGTTCGCGCCATCACCAATCTCGGCCTCAAGGAGGCCAAGGATCTGGTCGAAGGTGCGCCGAAGCCGGTCAAGGAAGGTGTCTCGAAGGACGAGGCCGCGCAGATCAAGGCGAAGCTGGAAGCTGCCGGCGCGACCGTCGAGGTCAAGTAG
- the rpoB gene encoding DNA-directed RNA polymerase subunit beta: protein MAQTFTGRKRVRKSFGKIREVAPLPNLIEVQKASYDQFLQVDNPAGGREDSGLQAVFASVFPISDFAETAMLEFVRYEFEPPKYDVDECRQRGMTYAAPLKVTLRLIVFDVDEDTGAKSVKDIKEQDVYMGDMPLMTDNGTFIVNGTERVIVSQMHRSPGVFFDHDKGKTHSSGKLLFAARIIPYRGSWLDIEFDAKDIVHARIDRRRKLPVTTLLLALGLDAEEILATFYDHIELTRASGGGWRRPFDAARMRGVKMQYDLVDADTGEVVWEAGRKLTMRKARELAEKGLTSLKISDEEVIGLYLATDMVNMQTGEIYAEAGEEITAQMLEMFAENGFDSISVLDIDSVSAGPFIRNTLAIDKNETREEALFDIYRVMRPGEPPTLEAAEAMFHSLFFDPERYDLSAVGRVKMNIRLELDCPDTVRVLRKEDILAVIKTLVDLRDGKGEIDDIDNLGNRRVRSVGELMENQYRVGLLRMERAIKERMSSVEIDTAMPQDLINAKPAAAAVREFFGSSQLSQFMDQTNPLSEITHKRRLSALGPGGLTRERAGFEVRDVHPTHYGRICPIETPEGPNIGLINSLATFARVNKYGFIETPYRKVRDGRVTDEVVYLSAMEEARHHIAQANAALDSDGRLIEELVVCRHAGDVLMVTPDKVDYMDVSPKQLVSVAAALIPFLENDDANRALMGSNMQRQAVPLVRAEAPLVGTGMEAVVARDSGAAISARRAGVIDQVDATRIVVRATEEVEAGKSGVDIYRLMKFQRSNQNTCINQRPLVRVGDVVKKGDIIADGPSTDLGELALGRNVLVAFMPWMGYNFEDSILLSERVVRDDIFTSIHIEEFEVMARDTKLGPEEITRDIPNVSEEALKNLDEAGIVYIGAEVNAGDILVGKITPKGESPMTPEEKLLRAIFGEKASDVRDTSLRVPPGVTGTVVEVRVFNRHGVEKDERAIAIEREEIERLAKDRDDEQAILDRNVFGRLADMLTGQIAASGPKGIKKDVEITRELLSEVPRGQWWQFGLADEARMAEVEALRKQYDESKKRLEQRFLDKVEKLQRGDELPPGVMKMVKVFVAVKRKIQPGDKMAGRHGNKGVVSRIVPIEDMPFLDDGTHVDIVLNPLGVPSRMNVGQILETHLGWACAGLGKQIGQAIDAYRKSGEAQRLREAYARIYGNDETIADLDEAGLVELGENLRKGVPVATPVFDGAHESDIVEMLEKAGLESSGQVTLFDGRTGEPFDRKVTVGYIYMLKLHHLVDDKIHARSIGPYSLVTQQPLGGKAQFGGQRFGEMEVWALEAYGAAYTLQEMLTVKSDDVAGRTKVYEAIVRGDDTFEAGIPESFNVLVKEMRSLGLNVELIASRARTTPPPAGPMLPPPPADAAE, encoded by the coding sequence ATGGCGCAGACCTTTACTGGCCGCAAGCGCGTTCGCAAGAGTTTTGGCAAGATCCGCGAGGTCGCGCCGCTGCCCAACCTGATCGAGGTGCAGAAGGCGTCCTATGACCAGTTCCTGCAGGTCGACAATCCGGCCGGCGGACGGGAGGACAGCGGCCTGCAGGCCGTTTTTGCGTCGGTGTTCCCGATTTCCGACTTCGCCGAGACGGCCATGCTCGAATTCGTCCGCTACGAGTTCGAGCCGCCGAAGTACGATGTCGACGAGTGCCGGCAGCGCGGCATGACCTATGCCGCGCCGCTGAAGGTTACGCTTCGCCTGATCGTCTTCGACGTCGACGAGGACACCGGCGCCAAGTCGGTCAAGGACATCAAGGAGCAGGACGTCTACATGGGCGACATGCCGCTCATGACGGACAATGGCACCTTCATCGTCAACGGCACCGAGCGCGTCATCGTCTCGCAGATGCATCGTTCGCCTGGCGTGTTCTTCGACCACGACAAGGGCAAGACGCATTCGTCGGGCAAGTTGCTGTTCGCGGCCCGGATCATCCCCTACCGGGGATCCTGGCTCGACATCGAGTTCGATGCCAAGGACATCGTGCATGCCCGCATCGACCGTCGTCGCAAGCTGCCGGTTACGACGCTGCTGCTGGCGCTCGGCCTCGACGCCGAGGAGATCCTGGCAACCTTCTACGATCACATCGAACTGACCCGGGCCAGCGGTGGCGGGTGGCGGCGGCCGTTCGATGCCGCGCGCATGCGCGGTGTGAAGATGCAGTACGATCTCGTCGATGCGGATACCGGTGAGGTCGTCTGGGAGGCCGGCCGCAAGCTCACCATGCGCAAGGCGCGCGAACTGGCCGAGAAGGGTCTCACGTCGCTGAAGATTTCCGACGAGGAGGTGATCGGCCTGTATCTGGCCACCGACATGGTCAACATGCAGACCGGTGAGATCTATGCCGAGGCCGGCGAGGAGATCACCGCGCAGATGCTGGAGATGTTCGCGGAGAACGGCTTTGACTCGATCTCGGTGCTTGACATCGACTCCGTCAGCGCCGGGCCGTTCATCCGCAACACGCTGGCGATCGACAAGAACGAGACCCGCGAAGAGGCGCTGTTCGATATCTACCGGGTGATGCGTCCGGGCGAGCCGCCGACCCTCGAGGCGGCCGAGGCGATGTTCCACTCGCTGTTCTTCGATCCGGAACGCTACGATCTGTCGGCGGTCGGCCGGGTGAAGATGAACATCCGCCTGGAGCTCGACTGCCCGGACACCGTCCGCGTGCTGCGCAAGGAGGATATCCTCGCCGTCATCAAGACGCTCGTCGACCTCAGGGACGGCAAGGGCGAGATCGACGACATCGACAATCTCGGCAACCGTCGGGTGCGCTCGGTCGGCGAATTGATGGAGAACCAGTACCGCGTCGGTCTGCTGCGCATGGAGCGGGCGATCAAGGAACGCATGTCGTCGGTCGAGATCGACACGGCGATGCCGCAGGACCTGATCAATGCCAAGCCGGCGGCGGCGGCGGTGCGGGAATTCTTCGGATCCTCGCAGCTCTCGCAGTTCATGGATCAGACGAATCCGCTCTCGGAAATCACCCACAAGCGCCGACTGTCGGCGCTCGGACCGGGCGGTCTGACGCGCGAGCGCGCCGGCTTCGAGGTGCGCGACGTGCATCCGACGCATTATGGCCGCATCTGTCCGATCGAGACGCCGGAAGGCCCGAATATCGGGCTGATCAACTCGCTGGCGACCTTTGCCCGGGTCAACAAGTACGGCTTCATCGAGACGCCCTACCGCAAGGTGCGCGACGGTCGTGTGACCGACGAAGTGGTCTACCTGTCGGCGATGGAGGAGGCGCGCCACCACATCGCCCAGGCGAATGCCGCGCTCGACAGCGACGGCCGCCTCATCGAGGAACTGGTGGTCTGCCGGCATGCCGGCGACGTGCTGATGGTGACACCCGACAAGGTCGACTACATGGACGTGTCGCCGAAGCAGCTGGTCTCGGTGGCCGCGGCACTGATCCCGTTCCTCGAGAACGACGACGCCAACCGGGCGCTGATGGGCTCCAACATGCAGCGCCAGGCGGTGCCTCTGGTACGCGCCGAGGCGCCGCTGGTGGGAACCGGCATGGAGGCTGTGGTTGCGCGCGATTCGGGGGCGGCGATCTCTGCCCGGCGTGCCGGCGTCATCGATCAGGTCGACGCGACCCGTATCGTCGTCCGCGCCACCGAGGAGGTCGAGGCCGGCAAGTCGGGCGTCGACATCTACCGGCTGATGAAGTTCCAGCGGTCGAACCAGAACACCTGCATCAACCAGCGTCCGCTGGTCAGGGTCGGTGACGTCGTGAAGAAGGGCGACATCATTGCCGACGGTCCCTCGACCGATCTCGGCGAACTGGCGCTCGGCCGCAACGTGCTCGTCGCGTTCATGCCCTGGATGGGCTACAATTTCGAAGACTCCATCCTGCTGTCGGAGCGTGTCGTGCGCGACGACATCTTCACCTCGATCCATATCGAGGAGTTCGAGGTGATGGCCCGCGACACCAAGCTCGGGCCGGAGGAGATCACCCGCGACATCCCGAACGTGTCCGAAGAGGCGCTGAAGAATCTCGACGAGGCGGGCATCGTCTATATCGGTGCCGAGGTGAATGCCGGCGACATCCTGGTCGGCAAGATCACGCCGAAGGGCGAGAGTCCGATGACGCCGGAGGAGAAGTTGCTGCGGGCGATCTTCGGCGAGAAGGCATCCGACGTGCGCGACACCTCGCTGCGCGTGCCGCCGGGCGTGACCGGCACGGTCGTCGAGGTGCGGGTGTTCAACCGGCACGGCGTCGAAAAGGACGAGCGGGCGATCGCCATCGAGCGCGAGGAGATCGAGCGTCTCGCCAAGGATCGCGACGACGAGCAGGCGATCCTCGATCGCAACGTCTTCGGCCGTCTTGCCGACATGCTGACGGGGCAGATTGCGGCCAGCGGTCCGAAGGGCATCAAGAAGGATGTCGAGATTACCCGCGAGCTGCTGTCCGAGGTGCCGCGCGGCCAGTGGTGGCAGTTCGGTCTCGCCGACGAGGCGCGGATGGCCGAGGTCGAGGCGCTGCGCAAGCAGTACGACGAATCGAAGAAGCGTCTGGAGCAGCGCTTCCTCGACAAGGTCGAGAAGTTGCAGCGCGGCGACGAGTTGCCGCCCGGCGTGATGAAGATGGTCAAGGTCTTCGTTGCGGTGAAGCGCAAGATCCAGCCGGGCGACAAGATGGCCGGCCGGCACGGCAACAAGGGCGTGGTCAGCCGCATCGTGCCGATCGAGGACATGCCTTTCCTCGATGACGGCACGCATGTCGACATCGTGCTCAATCCGCTCGGCGTGCCGAGCCGCATGAATGTCGGGCAGATCCTCGAGACCCATCTGGGATGGGCCTGCGCAGGGCTCGGCAAGCAGATCGGCCAGGCGATCGACGCCTATCGCAAGAGCGGCGAGGCGCAGCGGCTGCGTGAAGCCTATGCGCGCATCTACGGCAATGACGAGACAATCGCGGATCTCGATGAAGCCGGACTGGTCGAGCTGGGCGAGAACCTGAGAAAGGGTGTGCCGGTGGCAACCCCTGTTTTCGACGGTGCGCACGAGAGCGACATCGTCGAGATGTTGGAGAAGGCCGGGCTCGAGTCGTCAGGCCAGGTCACTCTGTTCGACGGACGTACCGGCGAGCCGTTCGACCGCAAGGTCACGGTCGGTTACATCTACATGCTGAAGCTGCACCACCTGGTCGACGACAAGATCCACGCCCGCTCGATCGGCCCCTACAGCCTCGTCACCCAGCAGCCGCTCGGCGGCAAGGCCCAGTTCGGCGGCCAGCGCTTCGGCGAGATGGAGGTCTGGGCGCTGGAGGCCTATGGCGCAGCCTACACGCTGCAGGAAATGCTGACGGTGAAGTCGGACGATGTGGCCGGCCGCACCAAGGTCTACGAGGCGATCGTCCGCGGCGACGACACGTTCGAGGCCGGCATCCCCGAATCCTTCAACGTTCTGGTGAAGGAGATGCGCTCGCTGGGGCTCAACGTTGAGCTGATCGCCAGCCGCGCCCGCACGACCCCACCGCCGGCCGGGCCGATGCTGCCGCCGCCGCCGGCGGATGCCGCCGAATAG
- the rpoC gene encoding DNA-directed RNA polymerase subunit beta' produces the protein MNQEVLNLFNPTAPQQTFDQIRISIASPEKIKSWSFGEIKKPETINYRTFKPERDGLFCARIFGPIKDYECLCGKYKRMKYKGIICEKCGVEVTLSRVRRERMGHIELAAPVAHIWFLKSLPSRIGMILDMTLKDLERILYFENYVVIEPGLTPLKKGQLLNEEEYLDAQDKYGEDTFTAMIGAEAIRDLLSALDLEKLAADLRVEIAESTSELKPKKLAKRLKLIESFIESGNRPEWMILTVIPVIPPDLRPLVPLDGGRFATSDLNDLYRRVINRNNRLKRLIELRAPDIIIRNEKRMLQEAVDALFDNGRRGRVITGANKRPLKSLADMLKGKQGRFRQNLLGKRVDYSGRSVIVVGPELKLHQCGLPKKMALELFKPFIYSRLEAKGLSSTVKQAKKLVEKEKPEVWDILDEVIREHPVMLNRAPTLHRLGIQAFEPTLIEGKAIQLHPLVCAAFNADFDGDQMAVHVPLSLEAQLEARVLMMSTNNILHPANGSPIIVPSQDIVLGLYYLSMMRQREPGEGMAFASIGEIEHALHTKTVTLHTKIKGRVHAFDENGQETTRIVETTPGRMLIGQLLPKHPSVPFDVVNKPLTKREISNAIDTVYRHCGQKETVIFCDRMMALGFRHACLAGISFGKDDMVIPDTKEKLVEETRQLAKEYEQQYNDGFITQGEKYNKVVDAWAKCTDRVADEMMARIQAVEFDPETGREKPINSIYMMAHSGARGSPAQMKQLAGMRGLMAKPSGEIIESPIISNFKEGLSVLEYFNSTHGARKGLADTALKTANSGYLTRRLVDVAQDSIITELDCGSTRGITMAAVVDAGEVIVSLGQRVLGRTAAENVVDPRTNEVIVPAGRMIEEKDVERIEEAQIQEIKIRSVLTCETRNGVCGTCYGRDLARGTPVNLGEAVGVIAAQSIGEPGTQLTMRTFHIGGTAQIAEQSFIESNFDGKVELRNRNVVRDSEGSLIVMGRSVSLVIVDGEGNERAVHRLNYGTRLRVDEGDTVKRGQRLAEWDPYTRPIITEVDGVVGFEDLVEGASLIETADESTGITKRVVTDWRTNPRGAELRPALVIRGKDGEVRKLSRGGEARYLLAVDTVIAVEPGAEVKAGDVLARITLESAKTRDITGGLPRVAELFEARRPKDHAIIAEITGTVRFERDYKNKRRIRIVPDDENEEPREYLIPKGRHLYVQEGDHIEKGEYILDGNPAPHDILAIKGVEELAAYLVNEIQEVYRLQGVSINDKHIEVIVRQMLQKVEISDPGDSDFLSGEQIDQIELQETAERLVAEGKRPPTGTPVLLGITKASLQTRSFISAASFQETTRVLTEAATQGKVDTLEGLKENVIVGRLIPAGTGAVMNRLREIATHRDDLIVESRERGALEEVRPAGGAAE, from the coding sequence ATGAACCAGGAAGTCCTCAACCTCTTCAATCCAACTGCGCCACAGCAGACGTTCGACCAGATCAGGATCTCGATCGCGAGCCCGGAGAAGATCAAGTCGTGGTCCTTCGGCGAGATCAAGAAGCCGGAGACGATCAACTACCGTACCTTCAAGCCGGAACGCGACGGTCTGTTCTGTGCCCGCATCTTCGGTCCGATCAAGGACTACGAGTGCTTGTGCGGGAAGTACAAGCGCATGAAGTACAAGGGCATCATCTGCGAGAAGTGCGGCGTCGAGGTGACGCTGTCGCGCGTGCGCCGCGAGCGCATGGGGCATATCGAGCTGGCAGCCCCGGTTGCGCACATCTGGTTCCTGAAGTCGCTGCCGAGCCGCATCGGCATGATCCTGGACATGACCCTGAAGGATCTCGAGCGGATCCTCTATTTCGAGAACTATGTGGTCATCGAGCCGGGTCTGACGCCGCTGAAGAAGGGGCAACTCCTCAATGAGGAGGAGTATCTCGACGCCCAGGACAAGTATGGCGAGGACACCTTCACCGCGATGATCGGCGCGGAGGCGATCCGCGATCTGCTGTCGGCGCTCGACCTGGAGAAACTTGCAGCCGACCTTCGGGTCGAGATTGCCGAGTCCACGTCGGAGCTCAAGCCGAAGAAGCTCGCGAAGCGGTTGAAGCTGATCGAGTCGTTCATCGAATCCGGCAACCGGCCGGAATGGATGATCCTGACGGTAATCCCGGTGATCCCGCCGGATCTGCGGCCGCTGGTGCCGCTTGATGGCGGCCGGTTCGCGACATCGGACCTCAACGATCTCTATCGCCGCGTCATCAACCGCAACAATCGTCTGAAGCGGCTGATCGAGCTGCGCGCTCCCGACATCATCATCCGCAACGAGAAGCGGATGCTGCAAGAGGCTGTCGATGCGCTGTTCGACAATGGGCGGCGCGGCCGCGTCATCACCGGCGCCAACAAGCGTCCGTTGAAGTCGCTGGCCGACATGCTGAAGGGCAAGCAGGGCCGGTTCCGCCAGAACCTGCTCGGCAAGCGTGTCGACTATTCCGGCCGCTCGGTGATCGTGGTGGGTCCGGAGCTGAAGCTCCACCAATGCGGCCTGCCGAAGAAGATGGCGCTGGAGCTGTTCAAGCCATTCATCTACTCGCGACTTGAGGCCAAGGGGCTGTCGTCGACGGTGAAGCAGGCCAAGAAGCTGGTCGAGAAGGAGAAGCCTGAGGTCTGGGATATCCTGGACGAGGTGATCCGCGAGCACCCGGTGATGCTCAACCGTGCGCCGACGCTGCACCGTCTCGGCATCCAGGCGTTCGAGCCGACGCTGATCGAAGGCAAGGCGATACAGCTGCATCCGCTGGTCTGCGCAGCCTTCAATGCCGACTTCGACGGCGACCAGATGGCGGTGCACGTGCCGCTGTCGCTCGAGGCGCAGCTCGAGGCCCGCGTGCTGATGATGTCGACCAACAACATCCTGCATCCGGCCAACGGCTCGCCGATCATCGTGCCGAGCCAGGACATCGTCCTGGGACTCTACTACCTGTCGATGATGCGCCAGAGGGAGCCGGGCGAGGGCATGGCCTTCGCCTCGATCGGCGAGATCGAGCATGCGCTGCATACGAAGACGGTGACGCTGCACACCAAGATCAAGGGCCGCGTCCATGCCTTCGACGAGAATGGTCAGGAGACGACCCGCATCGTCGAGACCACGCCGGGGCGGATGCTGATCGGCCAGCTGCTGCCCAAGCATCCCTCGGTGCCGTTCGACGTGGTCAACAAGCCGCTCACCAAGCGCGAGATCTCCAACGCCATCGACACGGTCTACCGTCACTGCGGCCAGAAGGAGACGGTGATCTTCTGCGACCGGATGATGGCGCTCGGCTTCCGGCATGCCTGCCTCGCCGGCATCTCGTTCGGCAAGGACGACATGGTGATCCCGGACACCAAGGAGAAGCTGGTCGAGGAGACCCGCCAGCTCGCCAAGGAGTACGAGCAGCAGTACAACGACGGCTTCATCACCCAGGGCGAGAAGTACAACAAGGTCGTTGACGCGTGGGCGAAGTGCACCGACCGCGTCGCCGACGAGATGATGGCGCGCATCCAGGCGGTGGAGTTCGACCCGGAGACCGGGCGCGAGAAGCCGATCAACTCGATCTACATGATGGCCCACTCGGGCGCCCGCGGTTCGCCGGCGCAGATGAAGCAGCTCGCCGGCATGCGCGGCCTGATGGCCAAGCCGTCCGGCGAGATCATCGAGAGCCCGATCATCTCCAACTTCAAGGAGGGCCTGTCGGTGCTCGAGTACTTCAACTCGACGCATGGCGCGCGCAAGGGCCTCGCAGACACCGCCCTGAAGACGGCCAATTCCGGCTATCTGACCCGTCGTCTGGTCGACGTCGCCCAGGATTCGATCATTACCGAGCTGGATTGCGGCTCGACCCGCGGCATCACCATGGCCGCCGTCGTCGACGCCGGCGAGGTGATCGTCTCGCTCGGTCAGCGCGTGCTGGGCCGCACGGCGGCCGAGAATGTCGTCGATCCGCGCACCAATGAGGTGATCGTCCCAGCCGGGCGGATGATCGAGGAGAAGGACGTCGAGCGGATCGAGGAAGCCCAGATCCAGGAGATCAAGATCAGATCGGTGTTGACCTGCGAGACCCGCAACGGCGTCTGCGGCACGTGCTACGGCCGTGACCTGGCGCGGGGCACCCCGGTCAACTTGGGCGAGGCGGTTGGTGTCATCGCCGCCCAGTCGATCGGCGAGCCGGGCACCCAGCTGACCATGCGCACGTTCCATATCGGTGGCACCGCCCAGATCGCCGAGCAGTCCTTCATCGAGTCCAACTTCGATGGCAAGGTGGAGCTGCGGAACCGCAACGTGGTGCGCGACTCCGAGGGCTCGCTCATCGTCATGGGGCGCTCCGTTTCGCTGGTCATCGTGGATGGCGAGGGCAACGAGCGGGCGGTTCACCGCCTCAACTACGGCACGCGCCTCAGGGTGGATGAGGGCGACACGGTGAAGCGCGGCCAACGTCTCGCCGAATGGGATCCTTATACCCGGCCGATCATCACCGAGGTCGACGGTGTCGTCGGCTTCGAGGATCTTGTCGAGGGCGCCTCGCTGATCGAGACTGCCGACGAATCAACCGGCATCACCAAGCGTGTCGTCACCGACTGGCGGACCAATCCGCGCGGCGCGGAGCTGCGCCCGGCTCTGGTGATCCGCGGCAAGGACGGCGAGGTCCGCAAGCTGTCGCGCGGCGGCGAAGCCCGGTATCTGCTCGCCGTCGATACGGTGATCGCGGTCGAGCCGGGTGCGGAGGTCAAGGCCGGCGACGTTCTTGCCCGCATCACGCTCGAAAGCGCCAAGACCCGCGACATCACCGGTGGTCTGCCGCGCGTGGCCGAGCTCTTCGAAGCCCGGCGTCCGAAGGATCACGCGATCATCGCGGAAATCACCGGAACCGTCCGGTTCGAGCGCGACTACAAGAACAAGCGCCGGATCCGCATCGTGCCGGATGACGAGAACGAGGAGCCACGGGAATATCTTATCCCGAAGGGGCGCCACCTCTACGTGCAGGAGGGCGACCACATCGAGAAGGGCGAGTACATTCTCGACGGCAACCCGGCCCCGCACGACATCCTGGCGATCAAGGGCGTCGAGGAGTTGGCGGCCTATCTGGTCAACGAGATCCAGGAAGTCTATCGGCTGCAGGGCGTGTCGATCAACGACAAGCACATCGAGGTCATCGTCCGGCAGATGCTGCAGAAGGTGGAGATCTCCGACCCGGGCGACTCTGATTTCCTGTCCGGCGAGCAGATCGACCAGATCGAGTTGCAGGAGACGGCCGAACGGCTGGTCGCCGAAGGCAAGCGGCCGCCGACAGGAACGCCGGTGCTGCTCGGCATCACCAAGGCGAGCCTGCAGACCCGCAGCTTCATCTCCGCGGCCTCCTTCCAGGAAACCACGCGCGTCCTCACCGAGGCCGCGACTCAGGGCAAGGTCGATACGCTCGAGGGGCTGAAGGAGAATGTCATCGTCGGGCGCCTCATTCCGGCCGGCACGGGCGCGGTGATGAACCGCCTGCGCGAGATCGCCACCCACCGCGACGATCTGATCGTGGAAAGCCGCGAGCGGGGCGCGCTGGAGGAAGTGCGCCCGGCAGGGGGCGCGGCCGAGTAG
- a CDS encoding transcriptional regulator: protein MSDECCEDVHVYVLVGRASRAGPLADGYDPSEDENDAVPVNVLLTATDEGAAISRALAALANEGYGRAELDRIGIVDGEPDDPTFAAAYWDAIDGEVAVIAFHG, encoded by the coding sequence ATGTCCGATGAATGTTGCGAGGACGTGCACGTCTATGTCCTCGTCGGCCGTGCGTCGCGTGCCGGGCCGCTCGCCGACGGATACGATCCGTCCGAGGACGAGAACGACGCCGTTCCCGTCAACGTCCTGCTGACCGCGACCGACGAGGGGGCGGCGATCAGCCGCGCCCTGGCGGCGCTTGCCAACGAAGGCTACGGCCGGGCGGAACTCGACCGGATCGGCATTGTGGACGGGGAGCCCGACGATCCGACGTTCGCGGCGGCCTATTGGGATGCCATCGACGGCGAAGTGGCGGTGATCGCGTTCCACGGTTGA
- the rpsL gene encoding 30S ribosomal protein S12: MPTINQLIRNPRKAPVKRNKVPAMEACPQKRGVCTRVYTTTPKKPNSALRKVAKVRLTNGFEVIGYIPGEGHNLQEHSVVMIRGGRVKDLPGVRYHIIRGVLDTQGVSARRQRRSKYGAKRPK; encoded by the coding sequence ATGCCGACGATCAACCAATTGATCCGCAATCCGCGGAAGGCGCCGGTGAAGCGCAACAAGGTGCCGGCGATGGAGGCCTGCCCGCAGAAGCGTGGCGTCTGCACCCGCGTCTACACGACAACCCCGAAGAAGCCGAACTCCGCGCTTCGCAAGGTGGCCAAGGTGCGCCTGACGAATGGCTTCGAGGTGATCGGGTACATTCCTGGCGAGGGTCACAATCTCCAGGAGCACTCGGTGGTGATGATTCGCGGTGGCCGCGTGAAGGATCTTCCGGGCGTGCGCTATCACATCATTCGCGGTGTGCTCGACACCCAGGGTGTATCGGCTCGCCGTCAGCGCCGGTCCAAGTATGGAGCCAAGAGGCCCAAGTAA
- the rpsG gene encoding 30S ribosomal protein S7, translating to MSRRHSAEKREIIPDPKYGDVTVSKFMNSIMRHGKKSVAESIVYGAFDAIESRAKQDPVAVFRQALDNVMPSIEVRSRRVGGATYQVPVEVRPDRRQALAIRWLIAAARARNERTMVERLSGELLDAFNNRGSAVKKREDTHRMADANRAFSHYRW from the coding sequence ATGTCCCGCCGCCACAGCGCCGAGAAACGCGAGATCATCCCGGATCCGAAGTACGGGGATGTGACGGTCTCGAAGTTCATGAATTCGATCATGCGCCACGGCAAGAAGTCGGTGGCGGAGAGCATCGTCTACGGCGCCTTCGATGCCATAGAGAGCCGCGCGAAGCAGGATCCGGTCGCGGTGTTCCGGCAGGCGCTCGACAATGTGATGCCGTCGATCGAGGTGCGTTCCCGCCGGGTCGGCGGTGCGACCTACCAGGTGCCGGTCGAGGTTCGTCCGGACCGCCGCCAGGCGCTGGCGATCCGCTGGCTGATCGCTGCCGCGCGCGCCCGCAACGAGCGCACGATGGTCGAGCGGCTGTCCGGCGAGCTGCTGGATGCCTTCAACAACCGCGGCTCCGCCGTGAAGAAGCGCGAGGACACGCACCGGATGGCCGATGCCAACCGGGCCTTCTCGCATTACCGCTGGTGA